The sequence below is a genomic window from Pseudomonadota bacterium.
CCGCTTGTGTAGGGCGCGAACGATTCCGGGCTTGCAGGGCGTGGACCGGAGCCGCTAGAAGGGGGCGAGGTAACTATGCAGCCAGCGTTCAAGCCGGCCGGCGCCTGGACGGCGCTCGCCACGCCGTTTGACTCCGATGGGAGATTCGATGCCGGCGCCTACACGCGCCTGCTCGAGTTTCAGTTAACAGAGGGCGTGCAGGGCTTGGTTCCCTGCGGAACCACCGGCGAGTCGCCAACCCTGCGTTGGGAGGAGCACGGAGCAGCGGTCGCGCTGGCCGTGCGGTTGGCGCAGGGCCGAGCCGGAGTCCTGGCCGGCGCGGGTTCCAACTGCACCCGAGAAGCCATCGACGGGACCCGCGATGCCTGGTCACGCGGGGCGAGCGCTGTGCTGCTCGTCGATTGCTACTACAACGGGCCGAGCTCTCTGGAATTGCGCACCGAGTACTACGAGCGCGTCCTGGAGGCGGTTCCGGAGGTTGCCCTGGTCCCCTATGTGATTCCCGGGCGGACGGGTTGTGCGTTGTCTCCAGAGGACCTCGCGATGCTGCACGGGGCCACGCCTGATCGGGTCCCCGCGGTGAAGTCGGCGAGCGGCGATATGCTGCGGTTCAGGCGGGAGCGAGAGCTGGCGGGGCCCGGCCTCAACATCTTGTCGGGCGACGATGACCTGACGCTGGGTATGATGCAGGACCCCCTGATCGACGCGGCAGGCGTCATTAGCGTGATGTCGAACATCGCGCCGCGCGCTGTCGCTGAAATGTGTGCGGCCCAGCGCGAGGGAAGGACCACTCGTGCCGCCGAGCTCGCCGAAGCGCTGGCCCCGCTGTTTGCCATCGGGACATGCAGCGTCGAGAGCGTGCGTGCGTTGCCGGGTGGACGGCAGGTCAACATCACCGATCGGTTTCGAAACCCGGTTCCGGTCAAGACCATGATGGCGGGGCTCGGCATGCTCTCGCCAAGCTTCCGGGCACCGCTCGGAAAGATGACCGCGAGCGGGGTCGAGCGCTGCCGGCGTACGCTGCGCGAGGTCTTCACGAACAACCCGCAGGTGCTGACCCCTATTGAAGAAGCGTTCGAGGTTTCCGTCGCCGCTCGACTCGGTGATGACGGCGTCTGGTCTGCGCTGGCGCGCTAGCCCGCATCCGTCACCAACTTCGAGCCCGCCAAGTACAAGCCCGCATCGGTCACCAGCCTCCGGCCCAATCGCCCGATCCGCCCGCCCTAGCGGCCGCGTCCTCGTCTCGGCATCCTCAACATAGTGTCTACTATGCCTCCGGTCCCTCGA
It includes:
- a CDS encoding dihydrodipicolinate synthase family protein, translated to MQPAFKPAGAWTALATPFDSDGRFDAGAYTRLLEFQLTEGVQGLVPCGTTGESPTLRWEEHGAAVALAVRLAQGRAGVLAGAGSNCTREAIDGTRDAWSRGASAVLLVDCYYNGPSSLELRTEYYERVLEAVPEVALVPYVIPGRTGCALSPEDLAMLHGATPDRVPAVKSASGDMLRFRRERELAGPGLNILSGDDDLTLGMMQDPLIDAAGVISVMSNIAPRAVAEMCAAQREGRTTRAAELAEALAPLFAIGTCSVESVRALPGGRQVNITDRFRNPVPVKTMMAGLGMLSPSFRAPLGKMTASGVERCRRTLREVFTNNPQVLTPIEEAFEVSVAARLGDDGVWSALAR